A DNA window from Hordeum vulgare subsp. vulgare chromosome 1H, MorexV3_pseudomolecules_assembly, whole genome shotgun sequence contains the following coding sequences:
- the LOC123415087 gene encoding uncharacterized protein LOC123415087: protein MAPSYSPEPEPPFRPREKVAEKQRYFQSVHRPTYLKGRYDAVTSVAIPLALAASSMFLVGRGIYNMSHGIGRKE, encoded by the exons ATGGCGCCGTCGTACTCGCCGGAGCCGGAGCCCCCGTTCCGGCCAAGGGAGAAGGTGGCGGAGAAGCAGCGCTACTTCCAGAGCGTCCACCGGCCGACGTACCTCAAGGGGCGCTACGACGCGGTCACCTCGGTCGCCATCCCTCTCGCCCTGGCCGCCTCCAGCATGTTCCTCGTT GGGCGAGGGATCTACAACATGTCTCATGGCATTGGGAGGAAGGAGTGA
- the LOC123445560 gene encoding uncharacterized protein LOC123445560 — MNGIRSALARALSAPKPRPPRARHYAAVGGTQPERVAAEMVRYALGDAGQQSSSEDAMRILEQGASNLQGGGEGAAEAVGMLMLAMSTLLYRSGKCQDAMEKLKATQQVAPSAAFRVAAWEALMGLRMEASQDVSSSMSPNDSVDLSIKGEEIKWSDQDHLKFRVDAIKGLAALLNGEMDSAQTLFGGPNSCYAAVGNNETENAVFTYGEYLHCTGDFPLATQMYEKVLEAASRADISGNLLAAGNMAPEEVSLGATCSYGQLLSHSGKFDEAEDYLTRALQKAEEQFGSNHAKVGIVLTCVARMYKLKAKSEGSSSIMVQEGLYRKALEVLKAPAINSEDTRRQVDWRDIISLARGEYAELLLIQSNRKAEGERMKEWAEDAWKNRRLTLAQALEFSEVSKPAVVDTRIGRVI; from the exons ATGAACGGGATTCGATCGGCTCTTGCGAGGGCGCTCTCCGCCCCGAAGCCCCGCCCGCCGCGGGCGCGCCACTACGCCGCCGTCGGCGGCACTCAGCCGGAGAGGGTGGCGGCGGAGATGGTCCGCTACGCCCTCGGCGACGCCGGGCAACAGAGCTCGTCAG AGGACGCGATGCGGATACTGGAGCAGGGGGCGTCGAACCTgcagggcggcggcgagggcgcCGCCGAGGCCGTGGGGATGCTCATGCTCGCCATGTCAACGCTGCTCTACAGGAG TGGAAAATGCCAAGATGCAATGGAAAAGCTCAAAGCAACCCAGCAAGTCGCTCCTTCTGCGGCTTTCAGAG TTGCTGCATGGGAAGCACTAATGGGACTACGCATGGAAGCAAGCCAG GATGTCTCCTCTTCGATGTCCCCGAATGATTCGGTTGATTTGTCAATCAAAGGTGAAGAAATCAAATGGTCTGATCAGGACCATCTGAAATTTCGGGTTGATGCAATCAAAGGACTTGCTGCCCTTTTAAATGGAGAGATGGACTCAG CCCAGACGCTCTTTGGTGGCCCCAACAGCTGCTATGCTGCAGTGGGCAATAACGAAACAG AAAATGCTGTCTTTACATATGGTGAATATCTGCACTGTACCGGGGATTTTCCTTTGGCAACACAAATGTATGAAAAGGTTCTTGAGGCAGCAAGCAGAGCAGATATATCTGGAAATTTGTTAGCAGCTGGAAACATGGCTCCCGAGGAGGTTTCTCTAGGTGCTACTTGCTCATACGGCCAGCTTTTATCTCATTCTGG GAAGTTCGACGAGGCAGAGGACTATCTCACAAGAGCACTACAGAAGGCTGAAGAACAATTCG GTTCAAATCACGCAAAGGTTGGTATTGTATTGACCTGTGTAGCCAGAATGTACAAACTGAAAGCAAAATCGGAAGGTTCTAGTTCAATAATGGTTCAGGAG GGGCTATACAGGAAGGCCCTAGAAGTATTGAAAGCACCTGCCATCAATTCTGAGG ACACAAGAAGGCAGGTCGATTGGAGAGACATCATCTCCCTTGCTAGAG GCGAGTATGCAGAGCTGTTGCTTATTCAGTCGAATAGGAAGGCAGAAGGCGAGCGAATGAAGGAGTGGGCGGAAGACGCCTGGAAGAATCGTAGGTTAACGTTGGCCCAAGCATTGGAGTTCTCAGAAGTTTCAAAGCCTGCAGTGGTTGATACCCGCATCGGGAGGGTCATATAG